A portion of the Oxynema aestuarii AP17 genome contains these proteins:
- a CDS encoding MAE_28990/MAE_18760 family HEPN-like nuclease, giving the protein MYDWLIKDLKVNTSTIRQILKTHQHLIRLISNSSQYKQIELLDLDRLIDESPDRTAWRLHDHCSAILRLYALYEQFVESLIKEWLQFLPENIPNYLELDEKIRNTHRDGVGQLLLNIQKNRFEHLSIETVVKGLFCGVSNQGKYELLPDAFLLQDRNLRKEILETVFSNVGISNAWSWVVKHKDVKLFFEEEIGKQNTAEAELNQFITYRNEAAHGKSIDRFLSYKELLQLTDFVDALCQALFELLICQAILVKVNVGHYKRIGKITEYFKKPQAAIAQVCSKDSSVDLFVGQNDLVVMNQESSSCYWVEITSLRINDLPKDRVNIQSEMIEVGMQFNKPVKQGLFLYAKSSDLSI; this is encoded by the coding sequence ATGTACGATTGGCTGATAAAAGATTTAAAAGTAAATACTTCTACGATTCGTCAAATCCTGAAAACTCACCAGCATCTAATTAGATTAATTTCTAACTCTTCTCAATATAAGCAAATCGAACTTTTAGATTTAGATCGGTTAATTGATGAGAGTCCGGATAGAACTGCTTGGCGATTACACGATCATTGTTCTGCAATTCTTCGTCTTTATGCATTATACGAACAATTTGTTGAATCTCTCATTAAAGAGTGGTTGCAATTTCTTCCGGAAAATATTCCCAATTACTTAGAATTAGATGAAAAAATACGCAACACGCATCGAGACGGAGTGGGACAATTACTTCTAAACATCCAAAAAAATAGATTTGAACATTTATCAATAGAAACTGTTGTTAAGGGTTTATTCTGCGGAGTCTCAAATCAGGGAAAATACGAATTACTTCCTGATGCTTTTTTATTACAAGATCGAAATTTGCGGAAAGAAATTTTAGAAACCGTATTTTCTAATGTTGGCATTTCCAATGCTTGGTCTTGGGTTGTAAAACACAAAGATGTTAAGCTCTTCTTTGAAGAAGAGATAGGAAAACAAAACACTGCTGAAGCAGAACTTAATCAATTTATTACCTATCGCAATGAAGCGGCTCATGGAAAAAGTATAGATCGATTTTTGTCATACAAAGAGTTATTACAGTTGACCGATTTTGTCGATGCTTTATGTCAAGCATTGTTTGAATTATTAATCTGTCAAGCGATCTTGGTTAAAGTTAATGTAGGTCATTATAAAAGAATTGGTAAAATAACAGAATATTTTAAGAAGCCACAAGCAGCGATCGCTCAAGTTTGCTCGAAAGATAGCTCAGTAGATTTATTTGTAGGACAAAACGATCTAGTTGTTATGAATCAAGAGAGTTCATCCTGTTACTGGGTTGAAATTACCAGTCTTCGCATAAATGATTTACCTAAAGATCGCGTTAATATACAGTCAGAAATGATAGAAGTTGGGATGCAATTTAATAAGCCAGTCAAACAAGGATTATTTCTGTATGCCAAAAGTAGTGACCTGTCCATCTAA
- a CDS encoding alpha-2-macroglobulin family protein, whose translation MHIIRKTWKWFLLGFLAAIGIAACGVFNPGAQVEQLPSVAPLETPKPPAWIEEISPTGEAENLAQIRIRFQNPVIPIASLDSPNREEKLTYFEITPQLPGEFRFLTPRMVGFQAAEALPSATRIQVKVKAGLEDVNQNRLGQDLAWTFTTKPIQLSNLPTSTVPYSEDEIRAIALEPNLEFTSNVELDLSSLEQHLRFIPENSDRAIAARVRQREIDSDLAIDEFNSEGRSWHYEFTPKQQLEKATTYRIEFAAGIEPKRGNLASEKAFSSEVQTYAPLAFNELQFFGQPDAGGAYGRFVRGAAQLQFNNGLNADSALNNITIAPSPKDEPQAIQAYDEETSINLNPYAFEPNTRYQITLGADLEDRFGQKLGEPVTVTYETGDLAADFWAPSELNIFPAGTDLNLNFSAINLPDSEYKAVYRRIRPTDLVYADSAYPRGEGNDLLPSPNTWQTFPISGQKNQTVEITVPVREQLNAATGLLAYGVQAKTNSYQENGRQRWREATYYGLVELTNLGVFAQWFPESGIVKVNHLDDGSAASGIPVEIYQSRLNSNATTTPQTCATGTTDATGFLQLNAAQMRRCRQSATEAPELLVIARENSDWAFVRTYAYSGNYGYGFFGGWYEDRPLSRGTIFSDRQLYKPGETVELTGVASYLDKGELVLDKNDAYSLILRDPDGNEIDLGQQTTNDFGTFSLEIPLEETQSLGYYTVEAKANNDAQIFGEFRVAEFKPPNFKVELSVDKQVVVANEGVEVKTQSDYLFGAPVSEGRVTYYVTRSRADFSPKGWENYQFGQQWFWPEEEPQISPDVLQETDNLDGTGWDSFGFTIDKDLPYTTTYRVDAEVSDVSNLSVANSQTITALPSDRLIGLKTNFVAEAGESFPVEVVVTDADGNAIAGNNVRLELQKMDYSRVTRVVEGSRQQRYQVEYQTQDSQTVKSSRQPVSVSLKAAEAGSYRIRATSENDDRAVTDLQLWVTGSNAVVWGDRSDSENFLEVKLDKESYRPGETATALIQSPYPEAELYFAVVRDRPLYQTTVKVSGGAPEVRFKVTEDMLPNAAVQAVLVRQGTPIDRVEPGSVEDLVKVGFAPFTTSLEDKYLQVTVDPVRSQLEPGATEGVQLQVTDREGKPVRAQFTVMVVNEAVLQLTGYRPPDLVETVYAEQPIATRWDDSRFEVILQALASPLDKGWGYGGGFSAGIGETRVRTEFSPLAYYNGSIVSDRQGRARVDFPLPDDLTTWRVMAVATTEDLRFGKADSTFITTKPVMANPLLPQFARPGDRFQGGLAVTNTTGDRGRLDIEAAVSQNLQFAQEKATQTTSRREKLDAGTHAYRFAIAATELGEGNLRFAAQLNNREADAFEVPLPVLQLPVTENVVDTGTTGDRATIPLNIDEKVMTDIGGLQLDLASTLIPEITAPARRVFDEQTLPFLEPTASQLAIAANLQQLGERYAQAFAEFNPSQQATQALTQLQKLQTADGGFASWPGYQRSDPFMSAYAAESLAKAKQAGFAVDGAMVSQLQGYLKQLLADPGQYDWCDTASCKGRIRLGTLIALSELGETRNDFLAEIYQGRADLDRAGQSELARYLLQFPEWQPEGRSLADELFETVSETARSAAVNLPRGWSWLSDATALQAQTLRLGLAANTRPETIDRLLQGLLNLRRNGTWGSTYANAEALNALVAYGETQPTPPNFTATVVLGGETLDSMQFRGYENPSRFLNVAIDRLPKGSSELVLAKSGSGTLHYVVDYSYRLPGNQPGRFNGLRVERQIKPVGEDEAIATFGLAQPDKPLSVEVGQVFDIAVETICDRPVDRVVITDPLPAGFEAIDTSFQTSTQAMAAQADSWEIGYQQIYKDRIVAYADRLEPGSYTLHYLVRSVTPGQYEWPGAEVHLQYAPEEFGRSASATLEVK comes from the coding sequence ATGCATATTATTCGGAAAACTTGGAAATGGTTTCTCCTGGGTTTTCTCGCCGCGATTGGAATTGCGGCGTGTGGAGTTTTTAATCCGGGGGCGCAAGTCGAACAACTGCCCTCGGTAGCGCCTTTAGAAACGCCCAAACCCCCCGCTTGGATTGAAGAAATCAGTCCGACAGGAGAAGCGGAGAATTTAGCACAAATTCGCATTCGCTTTCAAAATCCGGTGATTCCGATCGCAAGTTTGGATTCGCCGAATCGAGAAGAGAAATTAACATACTTTGAAATTACACCTCAATTACCCGGTGAATTTCGCTTTTTAACTCCTCGAATGGTGGGATTTCAAGCGGCGGAAGCTTTACCGAGTGCAACTCGCATTCAAGTAAAAGTTAAAGCGGGGTTAGAAGATGTCAATCAAAATCGACTGGGGCAAGATCTCGCCTGGACTTTTACGACGAAACCGATACAACTGAGTAATTTACCAACTTCAACTGTTCCTTATTCGGAGGATGAAATTCGGGCGATCGCCCTCGAACCCAATTTAGAGTTTACCTCGAATGTAGAACTCGATTTAAGCAGTCTCGAACAACATTTGCGATTTATTCCTGAAAATAGCGATCGCGCGATCGCCGCTAGGGTTCGCCAACGAGAAATAGACAGCGATCTCGCGATCGATGAATTCAATAGCGAAGGGCGATCGTGGCATTACGAATTCACCCCCAAACAACAACTAGAAAAAGCCACAACGTATCGGATCGAATTTGCCGCCGGAATTGAACCGAAACGGGGCAATCTAGCTAGCGAGAAAGCCTTCTCTAGCGAAGTTCAAACCTATGCCCCCCTAGCCTTTAACGAATTACAATTTTTCGGACAACCGGATGCCGGAGGGGCTTACGGTCGCTTCGTTCGAGGGGCGGCACAATTACAATTTAATAACGGGTTAAATGCAGATTCTGCTCTCAACAATATCACGATCGCCCCTTCCCCTAAAGACGAACCGCAAGCCATCCAAGCTTACGACGAAGAAACTTCAATTAACCTCAATCCTTATGCCTTCGAACCGAATACCCGCTATCAAATTACTCTAGGGGCCGACCTCGAAGACCGCTTCGGACAAAAATTAGGTGAACCCGTTACCGTAACTTACGAAACGGGAGATTTAGCCGCCGACTTTTGGGCGCCCTCCGAGCTCAATATTTTCCCCGCCGGAACCGACCTCAATCTTAACTTTAGCGCCATTAATTTACCGGATTCCGAATATAAAGCGGTCTATCGAAGGATACGACCGACGGATTTAGTTTATGCCGATTCCGCCTATCCGCGAGGGGAAGGCAACGATTTGTTACCCTCGCCGAATACCTGGCAGACCTTTCCTATTTCCGGTCAAAAAAATCAAACGGTTGAGATTACCGTTCCCGTTCGCGAACAACTGAATGCAGCAACGGGACTGCTGGCGTATGGCGTCCAAGCTAAGACCAATTCTTATCAAGAAAATGGACGACAACGCTGGCGAGAAGCAACCTATTATGGACTGGTCGAGTTAACCAATTTAGGCGTATTCGCTCAATGGTTTCCCGAGTCGGGAATTGTCAAAGTCAATCATTTAGATGATGGTTCCGCAGCGAGTGGCATTCCGGTTGAAATTTACCAGTCGCGACTGAATAGTAATGCAACAACAACGCCGCAAACTTGCGCGACGGGAACGACGGATGCGACGGGGTTTTTACAACTGAATGCGGCGCAAATGCGTCGATGTCGGCAAAGTGCGACGGAAGCCCCGGAATTGTTAGTTATTGCCCGAGAAAATAGCGATTGGGCGTTTGTTCGTACCTATGCCTATAGTGGGAATTACGGTTATGGATTTTTTGGCGGTTGGTACGAGGATCGACCGCTTTCGCGAGGGACGATTTTTTCCGATCGCCAACTGTACAAACCCGGCGAAACGGTGGAGTTAACGGGGGTTGCTTCTTATCTGGATAAAGGGGAATTGGTTCTCGATAAAAATGATGCTTATTCCCTGATTTTGAGAGACCCCGACGGCAACGAAATCGATCTGGGACAACAAACGACCAACGATTTCGGTACGTTTTCCCTCGAAATTCCTTTAGAGGAAACGCAATCTCTCGGTTACTATACGGTAGAAGCAAAAGCTAACAATGACGCGCAGATTTTCGGTGAGTTCCGAGTGGCTGAATTTAAACCGCCCAACTTTAAAGTTGAGTTGAGTGTGGATAAACAGGTGGTCGTCGCTAACGAAGGAGTTGAAGTGAAAACTCAAAGCGATTATTTGTTTGGCGCCCCTGTTTCCGAAGGTCGAGTCACTTACTACGTGACGCGATCGCGCGCCGATTTTAGCCCGAAAGGTTGGGAAAACTATCAATTCGGCCAACAGTGGTTTTGGCCGGAAGAAGAACCACAAATTAGTCCGGATGTCCTGCAAGAAACTGATAATTTAGACGGGACGGGGTGGGATAGTTTCGGCTTTACGATCGATAAAGATTTACCCTATACCACAACTTACCGAGTCGATGCAGAAGTCAGCGACGTTTCTAATCTTTCGGTGGCCAATTCTCAGACAATTACCGCTTTACCCAGCGATCGCCTCATCGGTTTAAAAACGAATTTCGTCGCCGAAGCGGGGGAAAGTTTTCCGGTGGAAGTGGTGGTTACCGATGCGGACGGGAACGCGATCGCCGGAAACAACGTGCGATTGGAACTGCAAAAAATGGACTACAGCCGGGTGACTCGGGTGGTCGAAGGGAGTCGCCAGCAACGCTATCAGGTCGAATATCAAACCCAGGACAGCCAAACGGTCAAATCGAGTCGGCAACCCGTCAGCGTCTCGCTGAAAGCCGCAGAGGCCGGGTCTTACCGGATTCGTGCCACTTCGGAGAACGACGATCGCGCGGTGACGGACCTGCAACTGTGGGTGACCGGATCCAATGCGGTGGTCTGGGGCGATCGCAGTGACAGTGAGAACTTCCTCGAAGTCAAGTTAGACAAAGAGAGTTACCGACCGGGAGAAACGGCGACGGCGTTGATTCAATCTCCCTATCCGGAAGCGGAATTGTATTTCGCCGTAGTACGCGATCGCCCGTTATATCAAACGACGGTGAAAGTGAGTGGCGGCGCGCCGGAAGTCCGGTTTAAAGTGACCGAAGATATGCTACCGAATGCTGCGGTGCAGGCGGTGCTCGTTCGCCAGGGAACGCCGATCGATCGCGTCGAACCCGGCAGCGTCGAAGACCTGGTAAAAGTAGGATTTGCCCCGTTTACGACCAGTTTGGAGGACAAATACCTGCAAGTCACGGTCGATCCGGTGCGATCGCAACTCGAACCCGGGGCGACGGAAGGGGTACAACTGCAAGTGACCGACCGCGAAGGAAAACCTGTCCGGGCACAATTCACGGTGATGGTGGTCAACGAGGCAGTGTTGCAACTGACGGGTTACCGTCCGCCGGATTTGGTCGAGACCGTTTACGCCGAACAGCCGATCGCCACGCGCTGGGATGACAGCCGTTTTGAGGTAATCTTGCAAGCTTTGGCGTCGCCGTTGGACAAAGGATGGGGCTACGGCGGCGGTTTTTCTGCCGGAATTGGCGAGACCCGGGTTCGCACCGAATTTAGTCCCCTCGCCTATTACAACGGATCGATCGTCAGCGATCGCCAGGGACGAGCCCGAGTCGATTTTCCCCTTCCCGACGACCTGACCACCTGGCGGGTGATGGCGGTGGCGACGACGGAAGACCTGCGCTTCGGCAAGGCGGACAGCACCTTTATCACGACTAAACCCGTGATGGCGAATCCCCTGTTACCCCAGTTCGCGCGACCCGGCGATCGCTTCCAAGGCGGTCTGGCGGTGACCAATACTACGGGCGATCGCGGCAGGTTGGACATCGAAGCCGCCGTCAGCCAAAACCTGCAATTTGCCCAAGAGAAGGCGACCCAGACGACCTCGCGACGGGAGAAATTAGACGCGGGAACCCATGCCTATCGCTTCGCGATCGCCGCAACCGAACTCGGGGAAGGAAACCTCCGCTTTGCGGCCCAACTCAATAACCGGGAAGCGGATGCCTTCGAGGTGCCACTGCCCGTGCTACAACTGCCCGTCACGGAAAACGTCGTCGATACGGGAACCACGGGCGATCGCGCCACGATTCCCCTCAATATTGACGAGAAAGTCATGACGGATATCGGCGGCTTGCAACTCGACCTCGCCAGCACGTTGATTCCCGAAATTACCGCCCCGGCGCGGCGGGTGTTCGACGAACAAACCTTACCCTTTTTAGAACCGACCGCTTCCCAATTGGCGATCGCCGCCAATTTGCAACAGTTGGGAGAACGATACGCTCAAGCTTTTGCCGAATTCAACCCCAGCCAACAGGCCACTCAAGCGTTAACCCAGTTGCAAAAACTGCAAACAGCCGACGGCGGTTTTGCCAGTTGGCCCGGTTACCAACGGTCCGACCCGTTTATGAGTGCTTATGCGGCGGAAAGTTTGGCGAAAGCAAAACAAGCCGGATTTGCCGTCGATGGGGCGATGGTGTCTCAATTGCAGGGGTATTTAAAACAACTGCTGGCGGATCCCGGTCAGTACGACTGGTGCGATACGGCGAGTTGCAAGGGTCGAATCCGCCTGGGAACGCTGATCGCGCTGTCGGAATTGGGGGAAACCCGCAACGATTTTCTCGCGGAAATTTACCAAGGACGGGCGGATCTCGATCGCGCCGGACAAAGTGAGTTGGCGCGCTACTTGCTACAGTTCCCCGAATGGCAACCGGAAGGGCGATCGTTGGCGGACGAACTGTTCGAGACGGTTTCGGAAACGGCGCGATCGGCGGCGGTCAATTTGCCGCGCGGTTGGAGTTGGCTGAGTGATGCGACGGCCCTGCAGGCGCAAACTTTACGCCTGGGTCTCGCCGCCAATACGCGACCGGAGACGATCGATCGCCTGCTGCAAGGCTTGCTCAACTTGCGCCGGAATGGCACTTGGGGCAGTACTTACGCCAACGCCGAAGCGTTAAATGCACTGGTGGCATACGGCGAAACTCAGCCGACCCCGCCGAATTTCACGGCGACGGTGGTTTTAGGTGGCGAAACCCTCGATTCGATGCAGTTCCGGGGTTACGAGAATCCCAGCCGCTTTCTGAACGTGGCGATCGATCGCCTCCCGAAAGGGTCGTCCGAGTTAGTGTTGGCGAAATCCGGTAGCGGGACGTTGCACTATGTGGTGGACTACAGCTACCGACTGCCCGGAAATCAGCCGGGACGGTTTAACGGGTTGCGCGTCGAACGCCAAATCAAGCCCGTCGGCGAGGACGAGGCGATCGCCACCTTCGGTCTGGCGCAACCGGACAAGCCTCTGAGTGTGGAGGTCGGACAGGTGTTCGATATCGCCGTGGAGACGATCTGCGATCGCCCGGTGGATCGGGTGGTGATTACCGACCCCCTCCCCGCCGGATTCGAGGCGATCGATACGAGTTTCCAAACCTCCACCCAAGCGATGGCGGCGCAAGCGGATAGCTGGGAAATCGGCTATCAGCAGATCTACAAAGATCGGATCGTCGCCTACGCCGACCGTTTGGAACCGGGGTCGTACACGTTGCACTACCTGGTGCGATCGGTCACCCCCGGTCAGTACGAATGGCCCGGGGCCGAAGTTCATTTACAATATGCCCCCGAAGAGTTCGGGCGATCGGCGTCTGCGACTTTGGAGGTGAAGTAA
- a CDS encoding nucleoside deaminase: MNDTYFMQQAIAKALEGIHKGQTPFGACIVRGESEIVSCVHNIVWDSTDITAHAEIHAIRDACRVLDTVDLSGCTIYSTCEPCPMCFSACHWAKLDKIVFGTRIADAKALGFSELSISCEQMKQLGGSTIALHGDFMRPESLEVFKTWQTFNVSSSY; encoded by the coding sequence ATGAACGATACATATTTCATGCAACAGGCGATCGCCAAAGCCCTCGAAGGGATCCACAAAGGTCAAACCCCTTTTGGTGCTTGTATCGTCCGAGGGGAAAGCGAGATCGTTTCGTGCGTTCACAATATTGTTTGGGACAGTACCGATATCACCGCACACGCGGAAATCCACGCCATTCGCGACGCCTGTCGTGTCCTCGATACCGTGGACTTATCCGGTTGCACGATTTACTCGACTTGCGAACCGTGTCCGATGTGTTTCAGCGCCTGTCATTGGGCCAAATTGGACAAAATTGTATTCGGGACGCGCATCGCCGACGCTAAAGCTTTGGGATTTAGTGAGTTGAGTATTTCTTGCGAACAAATGAAACAGCTTGGCGGTAGCACGATCGCCCTTCACGGCGACTTTATGCGCCCGGAATCTCTAGAAGTTTTTAAAACCTGGCAAACGTTCAACGTCAGTTCTTCTTATTGA
- a CDS encoding glycoside hydrolase 100 family protein, whose translation MAKNIETLLKQGRELLDKSIVYYRKQAVGTVAARDVGADALNYDQCFIRDFISSALVFLIEGKPEIVRNFLIQTLALQRHDKRMDCYEPGPGLMPASFKIESKSGGQYLTADFGDRAIGRVPPIDSSFWWIILLRAYTKATGDEELARRAEFQEGIQLILEMCLVSRFEMYPTLLVPDGSFTIDRRMGVYGHPLEIQALFYTALRAARELLIANEIGKDYIDGINKRLGPLIFHIREYYWLDLKRLNQIHRYKGEEFGEVAVNKFNIYPESIPYWLTEWMPDKGGYLAGNLGPGRMDFRFFSLGNLLSITSSLATEAQSQAIVDSIERRWDDLVGRMPMKICFPAVEGLEWEIITGCDPKNRPWSYHNGGSWPVLLWPLVAALQKTGRTEWGEKAIAIAAHNLAEDGWPEYYDGKNGRLVGKAARKYQTWSIAGFLLANALLENPHCLDLISFEEDTEAVGCGI comes from the coding sequence ATGGCAAAAAATATAGAAACCCTCCTCAAACAAGGTCGAGAACTGCTCGATAAATCGATAGTTTACTATCGAAAACAAGCCGTCGGCACGGTTGCGGCGCGGGATGTCGGCGCCGACGCCCTCAACTACGACCAATGTTTTATTCGCGATTTCATCTCCTCGGCTTTAGTGTTTCTGATCGAAGGTAAACCGGAGATCGTTCGCAATTTTCTCATTCAAACTCTCGCCTTACAACGCCATGACAAACGCATGGATTGTTACGAACCGGGGCCGGGGTTAATGCCTGCGAGTTTTAAAATTGAATCGAAAAGTGGAGGACAGTATTTAACCGCCGATTTCGGCGATCGCGCGATCGGTCGCGTTCCCCCAATTGATTCATCCTTTTGGTGGATTATTTTGCTGCGCGCCTATACCAAAGCCACGGGAGACGAAGAACTGGCGCGGCGGGCGGAATTTCAAGAGGGAATTCAACTCATTTTAGAAATGTGTTTGGTCTCTCGGTTCGAGATGTACCCGACCCTCTTAGTTCCCGACGGATCGTTTACTATCGACCGCCGCATGGGGGTTTACGGGCATCCTTTAGAAATTCAAGCCCTATTTTATACCGCCTTGCGGGCTGCACGAGAATTACTGATTGCCAACGAGATCGGCAAGGACTATATTGACGGGATTAATAAGCGTTTGGGGCCGTTAATTTTCCACATTCGCGAATATTATTGGCTCGATCTCAAACGACTCAATCAAATTCACCGCTATAAGGGAGAAGAGTTCGGAGAAGTAGCGGTGAATAAATTTAATATTTATCCCGAATCGATTCCCTATTGGCTGACGGAATGGATGCCGGATAAAGGCGGCTATCTCGCGGGTAATCTCGGTCCGGGACGGATGGATTTTCGCTTTTTTAGCCTCGGCAATTTACTCTCGATTACCTCTTCTTTAGCGACGGAGGCGCAAAGTCAGGCGATCGTCGATTCGATCGAACGACGATGGGACGATTTAGTCGGTAGAATGCCGATGAAAATTTGTTTCCCGGCGGTGGAAGGTTTGGAGTGGGAAATTATTACGGGATGCGACCCGAAAAATCGTCCTTGGTCTTATCATAATGGCGGGAGTTGGCCCGTCCTGTTGTGGCCCCTGGTGGCGGCGTTACAGAAAACGGGGAGAACGGAATGGGGGGAGAAGGCGATCGCCATTGCGGCGCACAATCTCGCCGAGGACGGCTGGCCCGAGTATTATGACGGAAAAAATGGCCGTTTGGTGGGAAAAGCGGCGCGCAAGTATCAAACCTGGTCGATCGCGGGTTTTTTACTCGCCAATGCTTTATTAGAAAACCCTCACTGTCTGGATCTCATCAGTTTTGAGGAAGACACGGAAGCGGTGGGTTGCGGGATCTGA
- a CDS encoding DUF262 domain-containing protein gives MTLAPVEERMWGQSSTKTAHSVANKDIDLNIRYESREQRILTEINREKLPSFVESLKKPGYMDLRPFYQRRKRWDIKKQSQLIESFLINIPVPPIVLYEQDYNCYEVMDGQQRITAIQEFYEDKLILKGLELWPELNDLNYSKLPSKIKAGIDRRSISSIVIITESTKNPEEALFLKQKTFERLNTGGIALTPQEVRNCLYQGKFNELLFELSKNPIFVRAWQIHGEDSTDSHNNKTSKMYEKMEDIELILRFFALRNVEYFQGGIKKFLDLYMMKSLNFKDNDINDLRSIFNQTIELASEIYGNHLFCPYDLEQRTWKTKPYKAFYDAIMVGFSKYLDYATTWKSKKEIIVEQTKQIFTQPQSSLLMGGGKSKAEIQQRLQLFENLLTNLI, from the coding sequence ATGACCTTAGCACCTGTAGAAGAAAGAATGTGGGGTCAATCTTCCACAAAAACGGCTCATTCTGTTGCCAATAAAGATATAGATTTGAATATAAGATATGAATCGCGCGAGCAAAGAATTCTGACAGAAATAAATCGAGAAAAACTACCGAGTTTTGTCGAATCTTTAAAAAAGCCTGGGTATATGGATTTACGACCTTTCTATCAAAGAAGGAAGCGGTGGGATATTAAAAAACAATCACAACTAATTGAATCTTTTTTAATTAACATTCCAGTTCCTCCTATCGTTCTCTACGAACAAGACTATAACTGTTATGAAGTCATGGATGGTCAACAAAGAATTACGGCGATTCAAGAATTTTATGAAGACAAATTGATTTTAAAAGGATTAGAGTTATGGCCAGAACTCAATGATTTAAATTATTCAAAGCTTCCCAGTAAAATTAAAGCTGGAATCGATCGCCGTTCGATATCCTCTATTGTCATCATTACTGAATCAACCAAAAATCCGGAAGAAGCGCTATTTTTGAAACAGAAAACTTTTGAAAGACTCAATACTGGCGGGATTGCTTTAACCCCTCAAGAAGTTAGAAATTGCTTGTATCAAGGCAAATTCAATGAATTACTATTTGAATTATCTAAAAATCCAATATTTGTCCGTGCTTGGCAAATTCATGGCGAAGATTCTACTGATTCGCACAACAACAAAACAAGTAAAATGTATGAAAAAATGGAGGATATCGAACTCATATTGCGATTTTTTGCACTCAGAAATGTAGAGTATTTTCAAGGCGGAATCAAAAAATTCTTGGATTTATATATGATGAAATCTTTGAATTTTAAAGATAATGACATTAATGATTTAAGAAGTATCTTTAATCAAACGATTGAACTAGCTAGTGAAATTTATGGAAACCACTTATTTTGTCCTTACGATCTCGAACAAAGGACTTGGAAAACTAAACCCTATAAAGCATTTTATGATGCAATTATGGTTGGATTTAGCAAGTATTTAGATTATGCAACGACATGGAAATCAAAAAAAGAAATTATTGTAGAACAAACTAAGCAAATTTTTACTCAGCCGCAATCTTCTTTATTGATGGGTGGGGGGAAGTCTAAAGCTGAAATACAACAACGCCTTCAGTTATTTGAAAATTTGCTAACAAATTTGATTTAA